One genomic segment of Chitinophaga sancti includes these proteins:
- the hemW gene encoding radical SAM family heme chaperone HemW, with protein sequence MAGIYLHIPFCKQACYYCNFHFSTSLAQEPAVVTALLKEIELQTAYLSGEPINTIYFGGGTPSLLPEKDLHRLLEAIHKNFTVNAGAEVTLEANPDDLTPEKLHMLQSAGVNRLSIGIQSFHEEDLKWMHRAHNAKQAKECILHAQDAGFENMTIDLIYGGPTLTDAGWEYNVQQAVNLKVPHLSCYALTVEPGTALDHFIKKKKMSAVDADKAARHFEQLLNWTGEAGYEQYEISNFALKGWHSRHNSSYWQGAPYLGLGPSAHSFDTKSRQWNVANNALYIKSLEHGKLNFEKEELTPVMMLNEYLMTSLRTSAGCDLTIIADRFGNDKKEKIQKEVAKYLYKGWMRQEGVRLILTPAGRLFADGIASELFF encoded by the coding sequence ATGGCGGGTATTTATTTGCATATTCCTTTTTGTAAGCAGGCTTGTTACTATTGCAATTTTCATTTTTCTACTTCATTGGCGCAGGAGCCGGCAGTGGTAACAGCCTTATTAAAGGAAATTGAGTTACAAACAGCATATCTGTCTGGCGAACCTATTAATACAATCTACTTTGGTGGCGGTACGCCGAGTTTGTTACCTGAAAAAGACCTGCACCGCTTATTAGAAGCAATTCATAAAAACTTTACTGTCAATGCTGGTGCCGAAGTGACGCTGGAAGCCAATCCGGATGATCTGACTCCTGAAAAACTGCATATGCTGCAAAGCGCGGGTGTCAATAGACTGAGTATTGGTATTCAGTCATTTCACGAGGAAGACCTGAAATGGATGCATCGCGCACATAATGCTAAGCAGGCAAAAGAGTGTATTCTCCACGCGCAGGATGCAGGATTTGAGAACATGACGATTGACCTGATTTATGGCGGCCCAACCCTGACCGATGCAGGGTGGGAATACAATGTACAACAGGCAGTGAATTTAAAAGTTCCTCATCTTTCCTGTTATGCACTGACAGTGGAACCGGGTACCGCATTAGATCATTTTATCAAAAAGAAGAAGATGTCTGCCGTAGATGCAGATAAAGCAGCCAGACATTTTGAGCAATTATTGAATTGGACAGGAGAGGCAGGATATGAACAATACGAGATTTCAAACTTCGCCTTAAAAGGATGGCATTCACGACACAATAGCAGCTATTGGCAAGGGGCGCCCTATCTGGGTTTAGGCCCTTCAGCACATAGTTTTGACACAAAGTCAAGACAATGGAATGTGGCTAATAATGCACTGTATATAAAAAGTCTGGAACACGGAAAATTGAACTTTGAGAAAGAGGAATTGACACCCGTAATGATGTTAAATGAATACTTAATGACATCGTTAAGAACTTCAGCAGGATGTGATCTAACCATCATTGCCGACCGATTCGGGAATGACAAAAAAGAAAAAATTCAAAAAGAGGTTGCTAAGTATTTGTATAAAGGCTGGATGCGCCAGGAAGGAGTGAGGTTAATTCTAACACCAGCAGGCCGGCTATTTGCAGATGGTATCGCATCCGAATTATTCTTCTAA
- a CDS encoding aldose epimerase family protein, producing MKNIIPLLTVAAAVSLSACQSGTKSNNNSVDSMQTTKDSLSIEGKIPAARFDSTVDGKQTKLYYLKSKGNVQVAITNYGGKIVSLLAPDKSGKLEDVELGYDNISRYVSTKERYYGGIVGRYGNRIAKGKFKLDGKEYTLATNNNQNHLHGGKKGFNDVVWDAEQTAPNSLKLHYVSKDGEEGYPGNLDITLTYTLTDSNELKIDYSATTDKATVVNLTNHSFFNLHGAGNGDINDLILTINADKFTPVDSTLIPTGKLEAVKGTPMDFTTPTRIGERVDADFEQLKFGRGYDHNYVLNKKGNELSLAATVEDPTSGRTLEVWTTEPGVQFYGGNFLDGTDKGKDDKMYVHRGAFCLETQHFPDSPNQPAFPSVVLKPGATYTSECIYKFGVK from the coding sequence ATGAAAAACATTATTCCACTACTCACGGTGGCAGCCGCTGTTAGCTTAAGCGCCTGCCAGTCTGGTACAAAATCCAATAATAATTCAGTAGACAGTATGCAGACCACTAAAGACAGCCTTTCAATAGAAGGGAAGATACCTGCTGCACGTTTTGACAGCACGGTAGACGGTAAACAAACAAAATTGTATTACCTGAAAAGTAAAGGTAATGTGCAGGTTGCCATTACAAACTATGGCGGTAAAATCGTAAGTCTGCTGGCTCCTGATAAATCGGGCAAGCTGGAAGATGTAGAACTCGGGTATGACAACATCTCCCGATATGTTAGCACCAAAGAGAGATACTATGGTGGTATCGTAGGCCGATATGGTAACCGGATTGCAAAGGGAAAGTTCAAACTGGATGGTAAAGAATATACACTGGCAACCAACAATAACCAGAATCACCTGCATGGTGGTAAAAAAGGTTTCAATGATGTGGTTTGGGATGCTGAACAAACTGCTCCTAATTCACTGAAACTCCACTACGTATCAAAAGATGGTGAAGAAGGTTATCCTGGTAACCTGGATATTACCCTCACCTACACGCTGACTGATAGTAATGAACTGAAAATCGATTATTCAGCTACTACAGATAAAGCAACAGTTGTTAACTTAACTAACCACTCTTTCTTTAACCTGCATGGTGCTGGTAATGGTGATATCAATGATCTGATCCTGACCATCAATGCAGATAAGTTTACTCCTGTAGACAGCACACTGATTCCTACTGGTAAATTAGAAGCAGTAAAAGGTACGCCAATGGATTTCACTACTCCAACCAGGATTGGCGAGAGAGTAGATGCTGACTTTGAGCAGCTGAAATTTGGTCGTGGTTATGATCATAACTATGTACTTAACAAGAAAGGGAATGAGTTGTCTCTGGCAGCGACGGTAGAAGATCCTACCAGTGGCCGTACTTTGGAAGTATGGACGACTGAGCCAGGTGTACAGTTCTATGGAGGTAACTTCTTAGATGGTACCGATAAGGGTAAGGATGATAAGATGTATGTACATCGTGGAGCATTCTGTCTGGAAACACAGCATTTCCCTGATTCTCCGAATCAGCCGGCGTTTCCAAGCGTGGTCTTGAAACCAGGTGCTACTTATACTTCTGAGTGTATTTACAAATTTGGTGTTAAATAA
- a CDS encoding deoxyhypusine synthase family protein, producing MNKGPISQFIQHHYRHFNAAALVDAAKGYEAHLLEGGKMLVSLAGAMSTAELGISFAEMIRQGKVDIISCTGANLEEDIMNLVAHTHYKRVPHYRDLSPQEEWDLLQDGFNRVTDTCIPEEEAFRRIQEHIHKIWKDAEDKGERYFPHEYMYKLLLSGVMKEHYEIDPKNSWMLAAAEKNIPIVVPGWEDSTMGNIFASYCIKGELKPSTMKSGIEYMIWLADWYKHNSGGKGVGFFQIGGGIAGDFPICVVPMMYQDLEWHDVPFWGYFCQISDSTTSYGSYSGAVPNEKITWGKLDINTPKFIVESDATIVAPLIFSYLLGW from the coding sequence ATGAACAAAGGTCCAATTTCTCAATTTATCCAGCACCACTATCGCCACTTCAATGCGGCAGCACTGGTGGATGCTGCTAAAGGATATGAAGCTCACTTATTGGAAGGGGGCAAAATGCTGGTATCTCTGGCGGGTGCGATGAGTACTGCCGAGTTGGGTATCTCCTTCGCGGAAATGATCCGTCAGGGGAAAGTGGACATCATCTCCTGCACCGGCGCGAATCTGGAAGAGGATATCATGAACCTCGTAGCGCACACGCACTATAAGAGAGTTCCTCATTACCGTGACCTGAGCCCTCAGGAAGAGTGGGACCTGCTGCAGGATGGTTTCAACCGTGTAACTGACACCTGTATCCCAGAAGAAGAAGCTTTCCGCCGCATCCAGGAACATATCCACAAGATCTGGAAAGATGCGGAAGATAAAGGTGAACGTTACTTCCCTCATGAATACATGTACAAGCTGCTGCTGAGTGGTGTTATGAAAGAACACTACGAGATCGATCCAAAGAATAGCTGGATGCTAGCTGCTGCTGAAAAGAATATTCCTATCGTAGTACCAGGATGGGAAGATAGCACCATGGGTAATATCTTCGCTTCTTACTGCATTAAGGGTGAACTGAAGCCTTCTACCATGAAGAGCGGTATTGAATACATGATCTGGCTGGCTGACTGGTATAAACACAACTCCGGTGGTAAAGGTGTTGGTTTCTTCCAGATTGGTGGTGGTATCGCTGGTGACTTCCCAATCTGTGTGGTACCAATGATGTACCAGGATCTGGAATGGCATGATGTTCCTTTCTGGGGTTACTTCTGCCAGATTTCTGATTCTACTACCTCTTATGGTTCATATTCAGGTGCTGTACCTAATGAGAAGATCACATGGGGTAAACTGGATATCAATACACCGAAATTTATCGTGGAATCTGATGCTACCATCGTAGCACCGCTGATATTCTCTTATTTGCTGGGTTGGTAA